In the genome of Mesorhizobium sp. NBSH29, the window ACCCACGCGTGAGCTGGCCATGCAGGTCAGCCGTGAGCTTGAGTGGCTCTACGCCAAGGCCGGTGCAAAAATAGCCACCTGCGTCGGCGGCATGGAAATGCGCAAAGAACGCCGCGTTCTCGAACAGGGAGCCCACATTGTTGTGGGAACGCCGGGGCGCCTGCGCGATCACATCACACGTGGCTCGCTGGACATTTCGGCGCTGCGCGCCGTAGTGCTGGACGAGGCCGACGAAATGCTCGATCTTGGCTTTCGCGAAGACTTGGAATTTATCCTCGCCGCCGCTCCAGCTGAGCGCCGCACCCTGATGTTTTCGGCCACCGTTCCCAAACAGATCGCGCTTCTTGCAAAACGCTTCCAGCGCGATGCGGTGCGCATCACCGCTGCGGGCGATGGTCAACAGCATGGCGATATTGAGTACCAGCTGATGCTGGTCGCACCACCGGACCGCGAAAACGCCATCATCAACACGCTGCTTTTCGTCGACGCCAAGAACACCATCGTGTTCTGCCACACCCGTGAAGCCGTAAAGCATCTGGCAAGCAGACTGGCCAATCGTGGCTTCGCCGTTGTTGCACTGTCTGGCGAACTCAGCCAGGCCGAGCGCACCAACGCCTTGCAGTCCATGCGCGATGGCCGCGCCCGCGTCTGCGTCGCAACTGACGTCGCCGCGCGCGGCATCGATCTGCCCAATCTCGATCTGGTGATCCATGCGGACATGCCGACCAACCCCGATACACTGCTGCATCGCAGTGGCCGCACTGGTCGGGCGGGCCGCAAAGGCACTTGTGCGCTGATCGTGCCGCATCATCGCCGTGGTAGCGCAGCACGTGTATTGAAGATGGCAAAGCTCGAAGCGGTCACCATCTCCGCTCCGACGGGGGCCGACATCGAGGCCCGCAACCGCCAACGCATCCTCGAGGATCCATCCCTTTCAGAAGCGCCTAATGAAGACGAGCTAACATTCGTTCAAGAGCTGATGGCAGCCCACAGCATTGAAAACATCGCCGCCGCCTACCTGCGTCGCGAAATTGCTGCCCGCCCTGCCCCCGAAGAACTGGTTGGTGGACCTATACGCGAATATAAGGATCGCAATGAACGCACGGAGCGTCCCGAGCGTGATCACACGCCCACCGAGCGCTTTTCGGATGGTGTATGGTTCCGCGTTTCCGTCGGGCGCAAACACCGCGCTGAACCCCGATGGTTGCTGCCGATGATCTGCAAGGCTGGCCACATCACCAAGCGCGAAGTTGGCTCCATCAAAATCCAGGAATCAGAATCCCATTTCGAGATTATCACCGAAAAGGCAGAAGCCTTCGCAGCCGCGGTAAAGAAGAACAGCGCTATTGAAAAGGGCGTCACAATCAGCCGCCTCGAAGGTGGACCGCCGAAGGAAGCTCCGGCCCGCTCAGGATGGAATGCGGACAAGAAGGGCAAGTTCAAGCCCAAGGATGATCGCCCTGCTGGCCCAACCGTCGA includes:
- a CDS encoding DEAD/DEAH box helicase → MTDFENMTPALASALAAKDYKTLTPVQLAMLSEEAANADLLVSAQTGSGKTVAFGIAIANTLLGDAEKLGAADLPLALVIAPTRELAMQVSRELEWLYAKAGAKIATCVGGMEMRKERRVLEQGAHIVVGTPGRLRDHITRGSLDISALRAVVLDEADEMLDLGFREDLEFILAAAPAERRTLMFSATVPKQIALLAKRFQRDAVRITAAGDGQQHGDIEYQLMLVAPPDRENAIINTLLFVDAKNTIVFCHTREAVKHLASRLANRGFAVVALSGELSQAERTNALQSMRDGRARVCVATDVAARGIDLPNLDLVIHADMPTNPDTLLHRSGRTGRAGRKGTCALIVPHHRRGSAARVLKMAKLEAVTISAPTGADIEARNRQRILEDPSLSEAPNEDELTFVQELMAAHSIENIAAAYLRREIAARPAPEELVGGPIREYKDRNERTERPERDHTPTERFSDGVWFRVSVGRKHRAEPRWLLPMICKAGHITKREVGSIKIQESESHFEIITEKAEAFAAAVKKNSAIEKGVTISRLEGGPPKEAPARSGWNADKKGKFKPKDDRPAGPTVEGGVLEFSSDQPKKVKTKPRWKKSKPA